Below is a window of Deltaproteobacteria bacterium DNA.
GCCCAAGAGACCTGGCGCCGCATGAGCCTGGACGAGCGCATCGCCGCGCTCACCCGCGCCGCCAAGGACATGCTCCGCCGCCGCGCCGAGGTCATCGCGCTCTCGCACGCCGAGATGGGCAAGGTGGACGTGGAGGGCCTCTTCAACGAGGCCCTCGGGCCGCTCGACACGCTCAACGGCTGGGCCAAGGTGCTGCGGCAGTCGGTGCCCCGCAAGCGCGTGGGGCTGAACCCGCTCAGCTTCCCCAAGAAGCGCGCGCACGTGGACATGGTCCCGCGCGGCGTGGTGGGCATCATCGCGCCGTGGAACTTCCCTTCGGCCGGCCTGTATCGCTCGCTCTTCCCTGCCCTGCTTTCCGGCAACGCGGTGGTGCTCAAGCCCAGCGAGTACACCCCGAACACCTCGGGCTGGCTCGCGCAGCGGCTCGCGGCGGAGCTGCCAGAGGGTGTGATCCAGGTCGTCACTGGCGACGGCGCCGTCGGCCAAATGCTCATCGACGCGGGCATCGACGCGTGCGTCTTCACTGGCTCGCCCGCTTCTGGCCGCAAGGTGGCCGTGCGCTGCGCCGAGCGCGGCATCCCCTCGAGCGTCGAGATGGGCGGCAAGGATCCGGCCATCGTCCTCGCGGATTGCGACCTGCCGCGCACCGTCGCGGGCATCACCCACTGGGCGCTGAGCAACTGCGGCCAGGCCTGCGGCGCGATCGAGGTCGCGTTCGTGGAGGCCACGATCGCCGACCAATTCGTGGCCGCGATGAAGAGCGCCTTCAGCCGGCTCAACGTGGCCGCCGAGCCGTACGCCGACCTCGGCCCGCTCGCGAACCAGCGCCAGTTCGATCTCGTCTCGTCGCAGGTGGAGGACGCGAAGGCCAAGGGCGCGTCGGTGGCCTGCGGCGGCGTGGCGCTCGGCGAGCTGCGCTACGCGCCCACGCTGCTCGATCACTGCGACGAGCGCATGGCGGTGGTGACCGACGAGACCTTCGGGCCGGTGCTGGCCGTGATCCGCGTGGAGGGTGCCGCCGAGGCCATTCGCCGCGCGAACAAGGGCCGCTATGGCCTGGGCGCGTCGATCTGGACGAAGGACATCGCGCGCGCCGAGCGGCTCGCGGAGCGCCTGGAGGTAGGCGTGGTGAACGTGAACAACCACGCGTTCACCGGCGCCATCGCGACGCTGCCCTGGAGCGGCACGCGAGAGACGGGCTTCGGCGTGGCCAACAGCGCCCTCTCGCTGCCCACGTTCGTGCGTCCGCGCGCGACCGTGGTCGACGAGAACGACGGGCCCGAGCCCTTCTGGATGCCCTACGACAAGAACCTCTGGGCGCTCGGACAGGTGCTCTCCGACGCGCAGCTCATGCGCGTGCAGAGCGCGTGGAAGCTGCCCCTGCTGATGCGCAAGCGCATCCAGGCAATCAAGAAGTTCTACGGCTGGTAGCCGACGTCGTTAACCACTTCGTTAACTAGAGGTGGTCCGCGATCCGCTCGGCCGCGCGCGTGGCCATGGCCATGATCGTCACCTGCGGGTTCACACCCAGCGGCCCGGGGACGGTGCTGCCGTCGGCGATGAACAGGCCCTTCACGTCGTGCACCTGGTGGTCCAGGTCCACGACGCTCGTCTTGGGATCGCGGCCCATCTTGCACGTGCCCAGCGGGTGGTAGCTCGAGAGCACCAGGTCCTTCGCGGCGACCTTGCGCTTCTTGAACTTCTCGAGGTCGTCCATCGAGCTCAGGGTCACGCCGCCCATGAGCAGCGGGTGCACGCGCTTGGCGCCCGCGGCGAACGCGAGCTGGCAGGTGCGCACCATGCCGCGGTGCATGCGGGCGATGTCCTCGCCGTTCACGTCGTACGTGATCAGCGCGCCGCCCGGCACCGCGCGAACCCGACCGGCCGGGCGCGCGTCGCGGATCATCACGCCCATCGACGCCAGGTGGTCCTGCTGCTCCACCATCTTCATCAACGGCTGGCCCACATCCGCGAGGATCACCGGGGTCACGTTCACGTCGGGCTGCGCGGCGATGATCATGATGCCGTCGCGCAAAAACTCCTCGCTCGCGTAGCCCTGCGGAGTGAAGTGCGAGGGGCGGATTGCTTCCTTCGCGATGGCCACCACGCCGCTCGACGGATGGAGCGACAGGTTCCGCCCCAGCTGCCCGCTGCGGTTGGCGAGCCCCTGGCGCTGCAGCAAGAGCGGCGTGGGAATGGCGCCGCCGGCGAGCACCACCGCCTTGGCGCGCACTTGGAGTCGGCGTCCGCTGCCCGTCTCGACCTCCACGCCCGTCGCGCGACCGCGCTCGATGAGGACCTTGTCCACGCGCGCGCCGGTGAGCGCCAGCGCGCCCTTCTCCAGCGCCTTGGGCAGGTACGAGAGCTGCGCGCTCTTTCGCGCGTCCGTGCGGCAGCCGAAGTTGCAGAACCCCTTGCCGTCGCACTCGGGCGCGTTGCGGCGGAGCGCCGCGTGCCGCCAGCCGTGGGCGTCGCAGCCGCGGCCCATGAAGTCCGCGATGGGGCCGATGATCTCCCGGCGCGCCGTCTCCACCCCGAGCGTGCGCTCCACGCGGTCGAAGTAGCCGGCCATGTTCTCCTGGCCGAAGACGTCGGTGTCCATCTCCTCGCACCAGCGCTCGAGCACCCAGGGCGGCGTGCGGAAGGCGGTGCCGGTGTTGATGGCCGTGGAGCCGCCGAGGAGCCGGCCCATGAAGATGGGCATCAGCACGTTCCCGACGGAGATCGCGAAGCGGTAGAACGTGCGGTGCGCGGCCACGATGCTGCCGTCGAAGCTGTCGCGCCGGTGGTGGTTGCCCTCCTCGAGGAAGACCACCGCGTGCCCGCGCTCGGCGAGCTCGCGGCCCACGATCGCGCCGCCCGCGCCGGTGCCGACGACGACCACGTCGCAGTCGATGTCGCCCTCGCGCCACTCTGCCGCGGGCTGGATCTGCTCCAGGTACCGCGGCTGCTCCATCTTGGTGACGACGTTCCGCACCCCGCCCAGCGACGTGTACACGTCGAGGCGATCGAAGTGGACCATCTTCAGCAAGAGCGCCGTGAGCGCGAGCGGCGCGCGCAGCACCGGGTCGCGCTGCCACGAAGCCAGCAGCTCCTGCTGCCGCGCGGCCGAGAGGGTGTGGAAGAAGCGGCCGGTGCGGCTCACCGCTGCTGCGTCCAGCGCGCGTTGGGCGATGCGCCACACGCGCGAGGCCTGCGGGTGCAGCTCGCCCAGCAGCTCCTCCACGCCGGCGACGGTGACCTCATCCGCGGCCATGATCCGCTCGGTGCCGGGGATGATGGCCTCGGCCAGCGCCAGCGCGGAGCGGCGCGCACGTGCGTCGCCGGAGGTGCGGGGAAGGCTCGTGGCCCAGCTGCGCGCCAGCTTGAGCACGGGCGACGGCGCGACGTCGGCGGCGGCGCTCCCAGAGGACGTGGGCAGGTTCGGGTGCACGCGAGGTCCTGAGTGCCAGTTTCGAGGGCGGCGGACATTACTCCAGCGCGCGCTCATTCGCCGCGAATTGTTGGATGCGGCCGGGCGCAATCTGTTCCGCGCGACCCGCCCCGGCAAGGGCGCGTGATGGGGGCGCTTGCGGGCCAAGCCTCGCATCACCAGATTGTCGCGGAGGCCGCTGCGCGCGGTTCGAACGCGAACCTCGGCGCGGTCCATCACGGAGCGGGCCATGTTCTTCCTTGCGCCGCACCCCGTCCCCGAGACGCCGCAGCCGGGAAGCCCGCGCATGTTCCGGGTGGCTTGGATCGAGCGCTACCTCTCGCGGGTGCGGCCCTGGCACGTGGTGACGGTGTGGGCGCCGGTGTCGCTCTATTGCCTCTGGCGGGGCGTGCACGCGCTCCCGCCGCTCGGCGCGCTGGGGCTCACGTTCGTCGGCGTGCTCACCTGGACACTGCTCGAGTACACGCTGCACCGCTTCCTGTTTCACCTCGCGCCCAACCCGCGCTCGGAGCTGCAGCAGGACCTGCACTTCCTCCTCCACCGCGTGCACCACGACTACCCGATGGATCCGGATCGGCTGGTGATGCCGCCCATCATCAGCGTGCTCCTGGCGGTGTTGATTGGCCTGCCGAGCTGGCTGCTGCTGGGGCCGCTGCACTTCTGGAGCTTCTTCGGCGGGCTGACGGCGGGCTACCTCTGGTACGACCTCACCCACTACGCCACGCACCACGTGAAGCCGCGCACGGCGCTGGGGCGCGCCCAGAAGGCGCACCACATGCTGCACCACTTCCAGACGCCCGAGCTGCGCTTCGGCATCACCACGCCGCTCTGGGACTGGGTCTTCGGGACCCACGCGCTGCCCAAGCAGCCCAAGCCCGACGAGGCGCCCGAGCGGGACAAGCCGCTCCGCGCCACGCCGTGAGCTGGGACGACGAATCAGCGCAGCGTGAAGCCGGTGGCCAGCACGTGGCCGGCCGTTGACGTACTCGGCACCGGAACCGGGACGCCCGCGGCATTCGTGTTGCCGGTGATGTACGTGCCCCACACGAGGTCGGTGGTGGCGGCCTGACCGAGCGCGAAGAGCGCCGTGGCCGGGACGTCGGCCGCGGTGACCGGCTGGCCCGAGAGGACGCCGGAGCGCGCCGGGCCGCCCGCGATCACGAAGGGCACGTGCCGCGCAGCCTGGGGGCCGTAGAAGGCGGCCGCGGAGTCGTCGATGTCGGCGCCGTTGCTCGAGGTGACGATGAACGTGGCGTTCGGCGCCGCGTTGTGGACCGCGTCGAGCGCGGCATCGAGCGCGTCGAGCTCGGCGAGCGCCGGCGCCGAGTGGCGATCGGCGGTGCGGCCCGTCTGGCCCAGCGACACCACCGCCACGGCCTTGTTGTTCGCGGCGATGAAGGTGCCCAGCTGGCCCGCGGCCTGGTCGTCCGAGGTGGGCAGCACCAGCGACGGATCGATCGATAGGTGCGCCGCCGCCGCGGACGCATTGCCGATGATCGCCGGCGTGAAGCCCAGCGTCTGCGCGGACTGGATGAGCGAGTCGCTCACGAAGTTGGCGCTGCCGCGCCAGGCGGTGAGCGCGTCGGAGTTCGGCACCTGGCCGGTGGGCGCGGGCTCGAGCAGCAGGCCGCGGCCGGGGAAGCCCGTCTGGCTCGGGTCGGTCTCGGCCGTGGCCAGCCAGTTGCCGGAGGGGTCGAGGACGGGCGTGCCGCCCGCGAGCATCTCGAAGCGGTTCTCCGCCGAGGCGCGGTAGCGGTTCCACGCCGCCTCGAAGCTCACGCCCGACGCCGCCAGGGCCGCCAGCTTCGGCAGGTGCGCGCTGGTGACCGGGTCGGTGAAGGCCTCGTCGTAGCTCACGCCCGCGAGGTCCACGATCACCACCTGGTTGGCCGGCGTGCCCGCGAGCGAGGCCGCGCCCTGGAAGCCGGCGGCGGTGAGCACGGTGTCGCGCGCGGTGCTCATGTCGCTCGGGTCGGTGAGCGTCTCCGCG
It encodes the following:
- a CDS encoding aldehyde dehydrogenase family protein, translated to MSTLPPDSEHARTSRPAPQLRPEAVRRGPHAMEVVAPVAEAPKHPSRQSTEREVKAAVETARAAQETWRRMSLDERIAALTRAAKDMLRRRAEVIALSHAEMGKVDVEGLFNEALGPLDTLNGWAKVLRQSVPRKRVGLNPLSFPKKRAHVDMVPRGVVGIIAPWNFPSAGLYRSLFPALLSGNAVVLKPSEYTPNTSGWLAQRLAAELPEGVIQVVTGDGAVGQMLIDAGIDACVFTGSPASGRKVAVRCAERGIPSSVEMGGKDPAIVLADCDLPRTVAGITHWALSNCGQACGAIEVAFVEATIADQFVAAMKSAFSRLNVAAEPYADLGPLANQRQFDLVSSQVEDAKAKGASVACGGVALGELRYAPTLLDHCDERMAVVTDETFGPVLAVIRVEGAAEAIRRANKGRYGLGASIWTKDIARAERLAERLEVGVVNVNNHAFTGAIATLPWSGTRETGFGVANSALSLPTFVRPRATVVDENDGPEPFWMPYDKNLWALGQVLSDAQLMRVQSAWKLPLLMRKRIQAIKKFYGW
- a CDS encoding GMC family oxidoreductase N-terminal domain-containing protein is translated as MHPNLPTSSGSAAADVAPSPVLKLARSWATSLPRTSGDARARRSALALAEAIIPGTERIMAADEVTVAGVEELLGELHPQASRVWRIAQRALDAAAVSRTGRFFHTLSAARQQELLASWQRDPVLRAPLALTALLLKMVHFDRLDVYTSLGGVRNVVTKMEQPRYLEQIQPAAEWREGDIDCDVVVVGTGAGGAIVGRELAERGHAVVFLEEGNHHRRDSFDGSIVAAHRTFYRFAISVGNVLMPIFMGRLLGGSTAINTGTAFRTPPWVLERWCEEMDTDVFGQENMAGYFDRVERTLGVETARREIIGPIADFMGRGCDAHGWRHAALRRNAPECDGKGFCNFGCRTDARKSAQLSYLPKALEKGALALTGARVDKVLIERGRATGVEVETGSGRRLQVRAKAVVLAGGAIPTPLLLQRQGLANRSGQLGRNLSLHPSSGVVAIAKEAIRPSHFTPQGYASEEFLRDGIMIIAAQPDVNVTPVILADVGQPLMKMVEQQDHLASMGVMIRDARPAGRVRAVPGGALITYDVNGEDIARMHRGMVRTCQLAFAAGAKRVHPLLMGGVTLSSMDDLEKFKKRKVAAKDLVLSSYHPLGTCKMGRDPKTSVVDLDHQVHDVKGLFIADGSTVPGPLGVNPQVTIMAMATRAAERIADHL
- a CDS encoding sterol desaturase family protein — encoded protein: MFFLAPHPVPETPQPGSPRMFRVAWIERYLSRVRPWHVVTVWAPVSLYCLWRGVHALPPLGALGLTFVGVLTWTLLEYTLHRFLFHLAPNPRSELQQDLHFLLHRVHHDYPMDPDRLVMPPIISVLLAVLIGLPSWLLLGPLHFWSFFGGLTAGYLWYDLTHYATHHVKPRTALGRAQKAHHMLHHFQTPELRFGITTPLWDWVFGTHALPKQPKPDEAPERDKPLRATP